A single region of the Nocardioides sp. W7 genome encodes:
- a CDS encoding class I SAM-dependent methyltransferase — protein MTDVSHPRGVAPGARPSPNIWHHPATYEIENRAVDPDGLIEAAMTAQASWAGRAVLDVGCGTGFHLPRFADTAASVVGIEPHPDLVAIARRRVRRLRRVQVVPGSAQALPVPDASVDVVHARWAYFFGPGCEPGLAELDRVVRRGGTAFVIDNDPTRSTFGGWFRRSFPDVDPEEVQRFWSNRGWRRTPVDMRWSFSSRADLEAVVRIELTPDVAEQVLGEHTGTEVDYAVNVWSKQY, from the coding sequence GTGACGGACGTGTCGCACCCTCGCGGCGTCGCCCCCGGCGCTCGCCCCAGCCCGAACATCTGGCACCACCCGGCGACCTACGAGATCGAGAACCGCGCGGTCGACCCGGACGGCCTGATCGAGGCCGCGATGACCGCCCAGGCGTCCTGGGCCGGACGCGCGGTCCTGGACGTCGGCTGCGGCACCGGCTTCCATCTCCCGCGGTTCGCCGACACCGCCGCGTCGGTGGTCGGGATCGAGCCGCACCCCGACCTGGTGGCCATCGCCCGCCGGCGGGTCAGGCGGCTGCGTCGCGTGCAGGTGGTGCCGGGCAGCGCCCAGGCCCTGCCCGTCCCCGATGCGTCGGTCGATGTCGTCCACGCCCGGTGGGCCTACTTCTTCGGGCCCGGCTGTGAGCCCGGGCTGGCCGAGCTGGACCGCGTCGTACGACGGGGCGGCACGGCGTTCGTGATCGACAACGACCCGACCCGGTCGACCTTCGGCGGCTGGTTCCGCCGGTCCTTCCCGGACGTCGATCCCGAGGAGGTGCAGCGCTTCTGGTCGAACCGCGGTTGGCGTCGTACCCCCGTCGACATGCGGTGGTCGTTCTCCTCCCGCGCCGACCTGGAGGCCGTGGTCCGGATCGAGCTCACGCCCGACGTGGCCGAGCAGGTCCTGGGCGAGCACACCGGCACCGAGGTCGACTACGCCGTGAACGTCTGGTCGAA
- a CDS encoding VOC family protein, translating to MRLDHLSYAAGPDGLASTAQRIGALLGRSFTDGGVHPRFGTRNMTLGLTGGTYIEIVEVLDHPASDKAPFGQAVRARSALGGGWLGWVVSVPDITTVEARLGREAVQGNRHVPDGTDLRWKQIGVNGLIADPQLPFFIEWQSPVEQRPSAGADGSCSLACLEIAGDPQRVSEWLGETVEAPLEDVKVEWVAPHGTPGVIAAQVQTPNGLVRI from the coding sequence ATGCGCTTGGACCACCTTTCTTACGCAGCCGGACCGGATGGCCTCGCGAGCACCGCCCAGCGCATCGGGGCCCTGCTCGGCCGGTCGTTCACCGACGGCGGTGTACACCCCCGCTTCGGCACCCGCAACATGACCCTCGGGCTCACCGGTGGCACCTACATCGAGATCGTCGAGGTGCTCGACCACCCGGCCTCCGACAAGGCACCGTTCGGCCAGGCCGTCCGGGCCCGCTCGGCGCTCGGCGGCGGCTGGCTCGGCTGGGTCGTGTCGGTCCCCGACATCACCACCGTCGAGGCCCGGCTCGGCCGAGAGGCCGTGCAGGGCAACCGGCACGTCCCCGACGGCACCGACCTGCGCTGGAAGCAGATCGGCGTCAACGGCCTGATCGCCGACCCGCAGCTGCCGTTCTTCATCGAGTGGCAGAGCCCCGTCGAGCAGCGGCCCAGCGCCGGCGCGGACGGCTCCTGCTCGCTGGCCTGCTTGGAGATCGCCGGCGACCCGCAGCGGGTCAGCGAGTGGCTCGGCGAGACCGTCGAGGCGCCCCTGGAGGACGTCAAGGTCGAGTGGGTCGCCCCGCACGGCACGCCCGGCGTGATCGCGGCGCAGGTGCAGACGCCCAACGGGCTCGTCCGTATCTGA